A DNA window from Sporosarcina sp. ANT_H38 contains the following coding sequences:
- a CDS encoding PLP-dependent cysteine synthase family protein, which produces MRVYRNVQDLVGNTPVVEISRIAIPNSCRIFAKLEYLNPGGSVKDRLGLSLIEDAEQSGNLLPGGTIIEPTAGNTGIGLALAAIGKGYNVVFVVPEKFSLEKQTLMRALGAEVVNSKSELGMRGAIEKARELVLKTSGAYSPSQFSNPANPATYMKTLGPELWRDLDGQIDVFVAGAGSGGTFMGTAQFLKERNSNVKTVIVEPEGSILNGGAAGSHITEGIGMEFLPNYMNLSYFDAIHTVRDEVAFMQLRSLAKNEGLLVGSSSGAAFHGALLEAETAEVGSHIVTIFPDSSERYLTKNIYDLFKGRE; this is translated from the coding sequence ATGAGAGTTTACCGTAATGTACAAGATTTAGTTGGAAATACACCGGTTGTTGAGATTAGCCGCATAGCTATCCCGAATTCTTGTCGAATATTTGCGAAGCTAGAGTACCTAAATCCAGGAGGAAGCGTAAAGGATCGGCTTGGATTATCGCTCATTGAAGATGCAGAGCAGTCGGGAAACTTGTTACCTGGTGGAACAATTATTGAACCGACTGCAGGAAATACGGGTATCGGTCTGGCTCTTGCTGCGATTGGAAAAGGCTATAACGTGGTGTTTGTTGTTCCAGAAAAGTTTAGTTTAGAAAAACAGACACTTATGCGTGCTCTTGGTGCTGAAGTAGTCAATTCGAAAAGTGAACTGGGTATGAGAGGCGCGATAGAGAAAGCTCGAGAACTTGTACTAAAGACATCTGGTGCCTATTCACCTTCTCAGTTTTCGAATCCTGCAAATCCAGCTACCTATATGAAAACACTCGGACCTGAATTATGGCGTGATTTAGATGGACAAATCGATGTTTTTGTAGCTGGTGCAGGATCTGGTGGTACATTTATGGGCACCGCGCAATTTTTGAAAGAGCGTAATTCGAATGTGAAAACAGTAATTGTGGAACCTGAAGGCTCAATACTCAATGGCGGTGCAGCGGGATCTCATATAACGGAAGGGATTGGAATGGAATTTTTACCAAATTATATGAACCTTTCATATTTTGATGCCATTCATACTGTTAGGGATGAGGTCGCGTTCATGCAGCTGCGCTCATTGGCGAAGAATGAGGGGTTACTAGTTGGAAGTTCTTCTGGCGCAGCCTTTCACGGTGCTTTACTTGAAGCAGAAACCGCGGAAGTGGGTAGCCACATTGTTACTATTTTTCCTGATTCAAGTGAGCGTTATTTAACTAAAAATATATATGATCTATTTAAAGGGAGAGAATAA
- a CDS encoding FixH family protein: MKRKFGLLVGVFMLAMMAACNKEETVKKGEAGVPLPLDVQLTVTEQVEVDGIIKIATVVTQGEDKIDDADEVEFEIWEEGKKDASVKVKSKNDKDGLYTAETSFDHDGLFYIQAHVTARGLHTMPTKEVTVGNGGNYEETVVDEHDHGQTEGFLMHFTKPENLKSGESTEMVVHLQVDDKPLEKARVRYEIWNEANPDKHDWVDVEETVAGEYVASYTFAEASSYKVQIHVEDDKELHEHEEYTMEVK; encoded by the coding sequence TTGAAAAGAAAATTTGGTTTATTAGTAGGGGTATTCATGTTGGCTATGATGGCAGCGTGCAATAAAGAAGAAACGGTAAAAAAAGGAGAGGCGGGAGTACCTCTACCGCTTGATGTGCAGCTAACAGTGACAGAACAAGTTGAAGTGGATGGCATTATAAAAATTGCGACTGTTGTTACTCAAGGTGAAGACAAAATAGATGACGCTGATGAAGTTGAATTTGAAATATGGGAAGAAGGAAAAAAAGACGCGAGTGTCAAAGTTAAATCCAAAAATGACAAAGACGGATTGTACACTGCAGAAACTTCATTTGATCATGATGGTCTGTTCTATATTCAAGCCCATGTGACTGCGAGAGGTTTGCATACAATGCCGACAAAAGAAGTAACAGTTGGTAACGGTGGGAATTATGAAGAAACTGTTGTAGATGAACACGATCATGGGCAAACTGAAGGGTTTTTGATGCATTTTACGAAACCAGAGAATTTGAAATCTGGTGAGTCAACTGAAATGGTTGTCCACCTGCAAGTAGATGACAAACCACTTGAAAAAGCACGAGTACGTTACGAAATTTGGAATGAAGCAAATCCTGATAAACATGATTGGGTCGATGTGGAAGAAACAGTTGCTGGTGAATATGTAGCTTCTTATACATTTGCAGAAGCGAGTTCGTATAAGGTTCAAATTCATGTAGAAGACGATAAAGAATTACATGAACATGAAGAATATACGATGGAAGTTAAGTAA
- a CDS encoding S-ribosylhomocysteine lyase: MRKLNVESFNLDHTKVVAPYVRLAGTKQGIHGDEVFKYDLRFTQPNKQFMKMDALHSLEHLMAENIRNHSDNVVDLSPMGCQTGFYLSVINHDDFEDILVILEKTLRDVLVATEVPACNEVQCGWAASHSLEGAKELAGNMLAKKDEWRQVYKEEA; the protein is encoded by the coding sequence ATGAGAAAATTGAATGTCGAAAGCTTTAACTTAGATCATACGAAAGTCGTAGCTCCTTACGTGCGTTTAGCGGGAACAAAACAAGGAATTCACGGTGATGAAGTGTTTAAATATGATTTACGTTTCACACAGCCTAACAAACAGTTTATGAAAATGGATGCCCTACATTCATTAGAGCATTTAATGGCAGAGAACATTCGAAACCATTCGGATAATGTTGTCGATCTCAGTCCGATGGGTTGCCAAACTGGCTTTTATTTATCGGTCATCAATCATGATGATTTCGAAGACATTCTTGTTATTTTAGAAAAAACGTTACGGGATGTACTTGTGGCAACGGAAGTGCCAGCTTGTAATGAAGTGCAGTGTGGATGGGCCGCAAGTCATAGCTTAGAAGGTGCCAAAGAGTTGGCAGGAAATATGCTTGCAAAAAAAGATGAATGGCGCCAAGTGTACAAAGAGGAAGCGTAA
- a CDS encoding glycine betaine/L-proline ABC transporter ATP-binding protein: protein MSEQIAKKKIEVINTTKIFGKNAKRASQLLNEGKTKSEILKATGATVGVKNASFEVYEGEIFVIMGLSGSGKSTLVRLLNRLIDPTMGNILLDGEDIVGMNKEQLRNVRRKKIGMVFQNFALFPHKTILENAEYGLEIQGVAKVERQAKAKESLELVGLAGYEDQFPTQLSGGMQQRVGLARALANGPDILLMDEAFSALDPLIRKDMQDELLQLHNDMGKTIIFITHDLDEALRIGDRIALMKDGEIVQVGTPEEILMSPSNEYVERFVEDVDLSKVLTAGHIMKKADTIQIDRGARVALRMMKQLGISSIYVVDKAKRLLGAVTAQDAGLAIETGKTLEEIMITDLPMLLPDTVLIDLFDIVSTAVIPVAVVDENNKLQGIIIRGALIGALSGDNQFINNNGTFDSDEETDTEVKING, encoded by the coding sequence ATGAGTGAACAAATAGCAAAAAAGAAAATCGAAGTGATAAACACTACGAAGATTTTCGGTAAAAATGCGAAGCGGGCTTCCCAGCTTCTAAATGAAGGAAAAACAAAAAGTGAGATTTTGAAGGCGACCGGAGCAACAGTCGGCGTGAAAAATGCGTCATTCGAGGTGTACGAAGGTGAAATATTCGTCATTATGGGATTGTCAGGCAGTGGGAAATCAACGCTTGTTAGATTGTTGAACAGGCTGATTGACCCAACTATGGGCAATATCCTGCTGGACGGTGAGGACATTGTCGGGATGAATAAAGAACAGCTTCGTAATGTAAGACGTAAGAAAATTGGAATGGTATTTCAAAACTTCGCACTCTTTCCCCACAAGACGATTCTTGAAAATGCCGAATATGGCTTAGAAATCCAAGGAGTAGCAAAGGTAGAACGTCAAGCCAAAGCAAAAGAATCCTTAGAATTAGTCGGACTTGCAGGATATGAAGATCAATTCCCTACCCAGTTGAGCGGAGGTATGCAACAGCGTGTTGGTTTAGCGAGAGCGCTAGCTAATGGACCAGATATTTTGCTGATGGACGAAGCATTTAGTGCACTTGATCCTTTAATTCGCAAAGATATGCAAGACGAATTATTGCAACTTCATAATGATATGGGGAAAACAATTATTTTCATTACCCATGACTTAGATGAGGCACTTCGTATTGGAGACCGTATCGCATTGATGAAGGACGGGGAAATCGTTCAAGTTGGAACGCCCGAAGAGATATTGATGAGTCCATCGAATGAATATGTAGAGCGTTTTGTTGAAGATGTGGACCTTTCTAAAGTATTGACAGCGGGACATATTATGAAAAAAGCAGATACGATTCAAATCGACCGTGGAGCGAGGGTAGCTCTTCGTATGATGAAACAACTGGGGATATCTTCAATTTACGTTGTCGATAAAGCAAAGCGTCTTTTAGGTGCAGTCACGGCCCAAGATGCGGGTTTGGCTATTGAGACAGGGAAGACGCTTGAAGAAATAATGATTACTGACCTTCCGATGCTACTTCCGGATACTGTGCTAATCGATTTGTTCGATATCGTATCGACAGCTGTTATCCCGGTTGCAGTCGTTGATGAAAATAATAAGTTACAGGGAATTATTATTCGTGGTGCTTTGATTGGTGCACTTTCAGGTGACAATCAGTTTATCAATAATAACGGAACTTTCGATTCCGATGAAGAAACGGACACGGAGGTGAAGATAAATGGATAA
- a CDS encoding DUF2087 domain-containing protein, with translation MSLDYPLEVMEKGYSEESRHYRCLVCGEEVEKGVIYPVGDVLFADWRYMEHHIERTHGSVFELLLSGGKEQTGLSDQQSKLLSLIYAGKSDKEIQQELKIGSMSTIRNHRFSLRKKEKQAKNLLALMNLVKRQQELVIDVPSIDKPIEKSFEPSKELASYFSEEDGRLKTFRLKEQEKNQLLAEIALLFKPKKVYSEGEVNAVLVTIFEDYMLLRREMIDRGVLTRNAEGSAYGLVQNGDVDEMDFKKEMKMKAKAEKPSYGIFQIKNEKNGKIFIGSTPNFKTLNGLKFMLTTGGHKNKELQSDWDEHGKESFEIELLETIDEKDWKGTSKGEILEKQLEKWLEELQPYGEKGYNRIKKL, from the coding sequence ATGTCACTAGATTACCCATTAGAAGTTATGGAAAAAGGATACAGTGAAGAGAGTCGTCATTATCGCTGTTTAGTATGTGGTGAAGAAGTAGAAAAGGGAGTTATATATCCTGTAGGAGATGTGCTTTTCGCAGATTGGCGTTATATGGAACATCATATTGAAAGGACGCATGGAAGTGTTTTTGAACTATTACTCTCGGGTGGTAAGGAACAGACGGGGTTGTCCGATCAACAGTCGAAACTGCTTTCTTTGATTTACGCGGGGAAGTCAGACAAAGAAATTCAACAGGAACTGAAAATCGGAAGCATGTCGACGATTCGTAATCATCGTTTTTCATTACGAAAAAAAGAAAAACAAGCAAAAAACCTTCTTGCTCTTATGAATTTGGTGAAACGGCAACAAGAACTGGTAATAGATGTACCGAGTATCGATAAGCCGATTGAGAAATCATTTGAGCCCTCAAAAGAATTAGCTAGCTATTTCTCAGAGGAAGATGGGCGTTTGAAAACATTCCGTTTGAAAGAACAAGAAAAAAATCAACTATTGGCTGAAATTGCATTGCTCTTTAAACCGAAAAAAGTGTATTCAGAAGGTGAAGTAAATGCGGTTTTGGTGACAATATTTGAAGATTATATGCTATTACGACGGGAGATGATCGACCGTGGTGTGCTAACGCGTAACGCTGAAGGAAGTGCATATGGCCTCGTGCAAAATGGAGATGTCGATGAAATGGATTTTAAAAAAGAAATGAAGATGAAAGCGAAGGCAGAGAAACCGAGTTATGGTATTTTTCAAATCAAAAATGAAAAGAACGGAAAGATTTTTATAGGTTCGACACCGAATTTCAAAACATTGAACGGATTGAAATTCATGTTAACTACCGGTGGCCATAAAAATAAAGAATTGCAATCCGATTGGGATGAACATGGAAAAGAAAGTTTTGAAATCGAATTACTCGAAACGATAGATGAAAAGGATTGGAAAGGAACTAGTAAGGGCGAAATTCTTGAAAAGCAGTTGGAGAAGTGGTTAGAGGAGTTACAACCATACGGAGAAAAAGGATACAATCGTATTAAAAAATTATGA
- a CDS encoding methyl-accepting chemotaxis protein, protein MSRLAQKFVRKINFGQVNWTRLPLRITRVSFKTRLLFVILTILLLSTVTIGFTAYEKMKTNTIELVSSRLEREVTIVNDLAKTLMLAHIGNKEKFMVELEEVIKRQHVSLTQEGYHATMFYSKDNQLFPFEVSGNSDFNLSNQIVEKISKSGKGILHEMIQGNPYTISYFRIQELGGEFVIVVPDSDYLVDTKEMGILILITILIALIIALLLIAPTINRMTKPIIVLQQKMRIVREGDLGIDLSIQSSTPEFQSLIKSFKMMIENMSHMLVEIKNTSIQLERTGSHLNVNSTTLLTKNNYMNAQVTELEKIAAETVSVSTAQQQAFQQMKNQTAALFNEMEEVFNESTVTKQVVKIGETSTIEAAKKMQIFFESMESVIQTIDDLHGKFMSVSKVVRTIDNIANQTRMLALNAKIEASRAGSAGAGFIVVANEVQRLAEQSAFATGEIKDTISQMEQSVDRTTLNIEEMQVDATNFESITRENSSNFKAAADHIRILDQRLFIMKDHLNSLESVLPLLEASTKQVENVSEKNQSNAAEMMRVFQEQFEAMQAVGKTGSELSFLSNKLLANANRFTTLI, encoded by the coding sequence ATGAGCCGATTGGCACAAAAGTTTGTTAGGAAGATTAATTTTGGGCAAGTGAACTGGACAAGATTACCTTTACGGATTACAAGAGTTTCATTTAAAACAAGATTACTATTCGTGATTTTAACAATCCTGTTACTTTCTACAGTAACGATAGGATTCACGGCGTATGAAAAAATGAAAACAAACACTATTGAACTCGTTTCTTCTCGTTTAGAGAGAGAAGTGACAATCGTTAATGATTTAGCAAAAACATTGATGTTGGCTCATATTGGAAACAAGGAAAAATTCATGGTTGAACTTGAAGAGGTCATTAAAAGGCAGCATGTATCGTTAACCCAAGAAGGTTATCATGCTACGATGTTTTACTCGAAAGATAATCAGTTGTTTCCTTTTGAGGTGAGTGGAAATTCAGATTTCAATTTGTCTAATCAGATTGTAGAAAAAATAAGTAAGAGTGGTAAAGGTATATTACATGAAATGATTCAAGGAAATCCCTATACAATCAGCTATTTTCGTATTCAAGAGTTGGGTGGGGAATTTGTTATTGTCGTTCCGGACAGTGATTACTTAGTGGATACGAAGGAAATGGGAATCCTGATTTTGATAACGATCTTAATTGCGTTAATCATCGCGTTGCTACTAATCGCGCCGACGATTAACCGTATGACGAAACCAATAATTGTATTGCAACAAAAAATGCGTATAGTTAGGGAAGGGGATTTGGGAATCGATTTATCGATTCAATCTTCTACACCTGAATTCCAATCACTTATTAAAAGTTTTAAGATGATGATTGAAAATATGTCTCATATGCTCGTGGAAATTAAAAACACAAGTATACAGCTAGAACGGACTGGCAGTCATTTAAACGTGAATTCAACTACGCTACTAACAAAAAACAATTATATGAATGCCCAGGTTACGGAGCTTGAGAAGATTGCGGCAGAGACGGTTTCCGTTTCAACTGCACAGCAACAAGCCTTCCAGCAGATGAAAAATCAAACGGCCGCGTTGTTTAACGAAATGGAAGAAGTTTTTAATGAATCAACTGTTACAAAACAAGTCGTGAAAATAGGGGAGACTTCGACAATCGAGGCAGCAAAAAAGATGCAAATATTTTTCGAAAGTATGGAAAGTGTCATTCAAACGATTGATGATTTACATGGGAAATTCATGTCCGTTTCTAAAGTTGTTAGAACGATTGACAATATTGCTAATCAAACCCGTATGCTTGCATTGAATGCGAAAATCGAAGCTTCTAGGGCCGGAAGTGCTGGAGCAGGATTCATAGTGGTAGCAAATGAGGTGCAACGATTAGCGGAGCAATCGGCTTTCGCTACAGGAGAAATTAAAGATACGATTTCACAAATGGAACAATCCGTTGACAGGACTACTTTAAATATAGAAGAGATGCAAGTAGACGCAACAAACTTTGAAAGCATTACACGAGAAAATAGCAGTAATTTCAAAGCTGCTGCTGATCATATTCGTATATTGGATCAAAGACTATTCATCATGAAGGATCACTTGAACTCATTGGAAAGCGTTCTGCCCCTATTGGAGGCATCAACAAAGCAAGTTGAAAATGTTTCTGAGAAAAATCAAAGTAATGCTGCAGAAATGATGCGTGTATTTCAAGAACAATTTGAAGCGATGCAAGCTGTTGGGAAAACGGGATCAGAGCTATCTTTTCTTTCCAATAAACTGTTGGCTAATGCCAATCGATTTACTACTTTAATTTGA
- a CDS encoding OsmC family protein, with the protein MAEHYFHLTADWPGLRNDIGTIDAGNLKTKISIPPEMDGPGIGTNPDEMLLGAAATCYIITLAAMMERSKLEKVALTMKSVGVVDVTNGIITYKKIIHKPQIVLQRDATKKDEALAHKLAEKAETSCMISRAIKGNVEIELVATVIK; encoded by the coding sequence ATGGCAGAACACTACTTTCATTTAACAGCTGACTGGCCGGGTTTGCGGAATGATATAGGAACAATCGATGCAGGGAATTTGAAAACGAAGATTTCGATTCCTCCTGAAATGGACGGGCCGGGAATTGGTACAAATCCGGATGAAATGCTATTGGGTGCTGCTGCAACATGTTATATTATTACACTTGCGGCTATGATGGAGCGAAGTAAGCTGGAGAAAGTTGCCTTGACGATGAAGTCAGTCGGCGTTGTCGATGTAACGAACGGTATCATTACATACAAAAAAATTATCCATAAACCTCAAATCGTGTTGCAACGGGACGCGACTAAAAAAGATGAAGCGTTAGCGCACAAGCTTGCGGAAAAAGCGGAAACGTCCTGTATGATCAGTCGTGCTATCAAAGGAAATGTAGAAATCGAGTTAGTCGCGACTGTAATAAAATAG
- a CDS encoding response regulator transcription factor, whose translation MNPSTIMIIDDEPQMRKLIRMFLEKEGYTVVEATDGIHALSLITKTDPQLLLVDVMMPYMDGFTFAKEIKRTSTIPLIFLSAKGDEWDKIQGLKLGGDDYIVKPFLPGELLARIESVLRRSYKNSPVADTLTVGPLVIDNGAHTVSLNGNPLILTLKEFGMLHVLAKNRGHVYSREQLLHIVWGEEHQSSERTVDTHIKTLRLKMGNDGELIETVWGIGYKFEV comes from the coding sequence TTGAATCCATCCACCATTATGATTATAGACGATGAACCGCAAATGAGGAAACTGATTCGAATGTTCCTTGAGAAAGAAGGTTACACTGTCGTCGAAGCAACCGATGGTATCCATGCACTATCACTGATAACCAAGACCGATCCACAGCTACTACTTGTAGATGTAATGATGCCCTATATGGATGGCTTTACTTTCGCTAAAGAAATAAAGCGCACATCGACAATCCCGCTCATCTTTTTATCAGCAAAAGGAGACGAATGGGATAAAATACAAGGTTTAAAGCTTGGCGGCGACGATTATATTGTCAAACCCTTTTTACCAGGAGAGCTTCTTGCAAGAATTGAATCTGTTCTGAGACGATCTTATAAAAATAGTCCTGTCGCTGATACGTTAACTGTCGGGCCACTCGTTATCGATAACGGAGCGCATACAGTGTCACTGAATGGAAACCCGTTAATATTAACATTAAAGGAGTTCGGTATGCTCCATGTACTTGCTAAAAATAGAGGTCACGTCTATTCAAGGGAACAATTGCTTCATATCGTCTGGGGAGAAGAACATCAAAGTAGCGAGCGCACAGTAGATACACATATTAAAACGTTAAGGCTCAAAATGGGGAATGATGGAGAGCTGATTGAAACAGTTTGGGGTATAGGCTATAAATTCGAGGTGTGA
- a CDS encoding bifunctional cystathionine gamma-lyase/homocysteine desulfhydrase has protein sequence MRAKTKLIHGGIVGDVTTGAVSTPIYQVSTYKQETVGQFNGYEYSRTGNPTRHALEVLISDLEGGKAGFAFGSGMAAISSVMMLFSKGDHIVLTDDVYGGTYRVMTKVLNRFGISATFVDSSDVTKVEAAIEENTKAIFLESPTNPLLKVTDIEAITKLAREKDLLTIVDNTFMTPYFQQPIAQGADIVLHSATKYLGGHSDVVAGLVVVATEKLEEDLHFIQNSVGAILGPQDSWLLIRGIKTLGLRMEEHNVNAQKIAEFLDEHEAVGKVYYPGLKTHPGRELMTRQATGFGGMISFDVGSEKKADELLAKLRYFTLAESLGAVESLISIPARMTHASIPRERRLELGITDGLVRISVGIEDVEDLLEDLARALT, from the coding sequence ATGCGTGCAAAAACGAAATTAATTCACGGTGGTATTGTTGGAGATGTAACGACAGGTGCAGTTTCGACACCGATTTACCAAGTAAGTACGTACAAACAAGAGACAGTCGGTCAATTTAACGGTTATGAATATTCACGAACAGGAAACCCAACTCGTCATGCGCTAGAAGTATTGATAAGTGATTTGGAGGGCGGAAAAGCGGGCTTTGCTTTTGGCTCTGGAATGGCCGCGATTAGTTCGGTGATGATGTTGTTTAGTAAAGGGGACCATATTGTACTAACGGATGATGTCTACGGTGGAACATACCGTGTCATGACGAAAGTGTTGAATCGCTTTGGTATCTCAGCAACATTCGTTGATTCTAGTGATGTTACAAAAGTAGAAGCCGCGATTGAAGAAAATACAAAAGCGATTTTCTTAGAATCGCCAACAAATCCGCTTTTAAAAGTAACGGATATCGAAGCTATTACTAAACTTGCAAGAGAAAAGGATCTGCTCACAATTGTCGACAATACGTTTATGACACCTTATTTCCAACAACCAATTGCTCAAGGTGCAGACATTGTATTGCATAGTGCCACAAAATATCTCGGAGGTCATAGTGATGTCGTAGCTGGACTTGTCGTTGTAGCAACAGAGAAGCTAGAAGAGGATTTACACTTCATTCAAAATTCGGTTGGTGCAATTCTTGGACCGCAGGATTCGTGGTTATTGATTCGCGGTATAAAGACTCTTGGACTTCGTATGGAAGAGCATAATGTAAATGCGCAGAAAATCGCAGAGTTTTTAGATGAGCATGAGGCAGTGGGGAAAGTATATTATCCGGGACTTAAAACACATCCCGGCCGAGAATTGATGACAAGGCAAGCGACCGGCTTCGGTGGTATGATTTCGTTCGATGTTGGAAGTGAAAAGAAAGCCGATGAGCTTCTTGCAAAATTACGCTACTTTACGCTTGCAGAAAGTTTAGGTGCAGTTGAAAGTTTGATTTCTATTCCTGCACGAATGACACATGCATCAATTCCGCGTGAACGCAGATTAGAACTCGGTATTACAGACGGGCTTGTTCGGATTTCGGTAGGGATTGAAGATGTGGAAGATTTACTAGAAGACTTGGCAAGAGCGTTAACGTAA
- the gmtX gene encoding gamma-mobile-trio protein GmtX — MRYVRMLTKTYKDNTGRSIDLYSLLIEHNGETSLLHPLHEYQLKNHVMSKSWHNKLIQAVELMLDYMDANRHYFSSPKAFFESFAESMHSGTIGEDGYDPSGLYWLPKRTTTAYNLLYSITQFSDWLAENALLKHQTTLTIDMRDMRLQQRESLPSGSTEVLAAKVEGLLPTEINALEHAVSEEFLSHQGWIPDTQGRVKMKGMLLYKAGYVTAIKKILSST, encoded by the coding sequence ATGAGATATGTAAGAATGCTAACAAAAACATACAAAGACAACACTGGTAGAAGTATTGACTTGTATTCTCTTCTCATAGAGCACAATGGAGAAACAAGTCTTTTACATCCATTGCACGAGTATCAGCTAAAAAACCATGTAATGAGCAAGTCATGGCATAACAAACTTATACAGGCAGTGGAATTAATGCTAGATTATATGGATGCAAATCGACATTACTTTTCATCTCCAAAGGCTTTCTTTGAATCCTTTGCTGAATCTATGCATTCTGGGACGATTGGTGAAGATGGGTATGACCCAAGTGGTCTTTACTGGTTACCTAAAAGAACCACTACAGCGTATAATCTTCTCTACTCAATAACTCAATTCTCTGATTGGCTGGCAGAGAATGCATTGTTGAAACACCAGACAACTTTGACCATTGATATGAGAGATATGAGGTTACAACAACGAGAGTCATTGCCATCAGGTTCTACGGAGGTATTAGCAGCAAAAGTTGAAGGGCTATTACCTACCGAAATAAACGCGTTAGAGCATGCCGTTTCCGAAGAATTTCTTTCCCATCAAGGTTGGATTCCAGATACTCAGGGAAGAGTTAAAATGAAGGGCATGCTACTTTATAAGGCTGGATACGTGACAGCGATAAAAAAGATTTTATCTTCCACTTAG
- a CDS encoding GbsR/MarR family transcriptional regulator, with amino-acid sequence MNGNEKLEKARERIIESIAQNIHLYGLTPSAGRQYGTMFFHNEPLTLDDMTEELGMSKTSMSTSVRALSDLKLVERAWKRGVRKDLYQVKDDWYQSFIDLFSIKWRRSVSFHSAAIRRSLAELEELVNDSSLDDGLREEVYIDIEKLIYLRDYYEWLDRLVDAFEDHDIFNLVPIKKPEQDTKNK; translated from the coding sequence ATGAACGGTAATGAAAAACTTGAAAAAGCTCGTGAGCGGATCATTGAATCCATCGCACAAAATATACATCTATATGGTCTTACACCTTCTGCCGGAAGACAGTATGGTACGATGTTTTTTCATAATGAGCCGTTAACATTGGATGACATGACAGAAGAACTCGGAATGAGCAAAACGAGTATGAGCACATCTGTCAGGGCACTTTCCGATTTGAAGTTAGTGGAACGCGCTTGGAAAAGAGGGGTCCGAAAAGACCTTTATCAAGTGAAAGATGATTGGTACCAAAGCTTCATCGATCTTTTTTCGATAAAGTGGAGAAGATCTGTTTCCTTTCATTCAGCCGCAATCAGAAGATCTTTGGCTGAACTGGAAGAACTAGTGAACGATTCTTCGTTAGATGATGGATTGAGAGAAGAAGTATATATAGATATTGAAAAACTAATATACCTACGTGATTATTACGAATGGCTCGATCGTCTTGTTGATGCTTTTGAAGATCATGATATTTTTAATCTCGTGCCAATTAAAAAGCCTGAACAGGATACGAAAAATAAGTGA